The Rosa rugosa chromosome 1, drRosRugo1.1, whole genome shotgun sequence genomic sequence CACCACAGATAGTCAAATTCATCGCTAAACCATCAAAATTGCGAGAGCAAAAATCAGAAAGAGCCttacatgtgcttcgaacatggtTGCGAATCGAACCGATGGACGATGGGCCGGATTATGACCTCAGCAAAGTACCAGATTCGACACAATCAGCAAAATGGTCTCCGACGAGTACTGGGTGAGTGGAGGGATGATCTTGCGGAAGAGAGAGACATTCCTCTGTGGCAAGTTGAGCCTGGACTCATCGTGGCCCCAGCGGTGACAATGCAGAGGTCGGAGACGTACTGGACACCATTGTAGATAAGGGTTCAGATGGGCTTGGATAAccggaggggggagagagagagagctgccggtggcagtttttgtaattaaatttaactctagtggtaggttgtaaagagatgaccttaattatcatagggACATTTGTGTGTTCTAAATTATAATAAGAtactttaaaatgacctcttttatcattggcccAAAAAAAATTTCCACAAATAAAAAGTCTAAAACATAATAAACCTAAAAAAGATTaagaggtagagagagaacaaTACATTTCCAAAGCATTTTCTCGTCTATTTCATAATCCTCAAATTGTTGTACATCCTtgaaatctgcagccaaaattCTTGATTGCTAGAATGATTCAGTAATACCATCAAACACCAGCAAATCAACACCCAATACATAGCCATATAAAATTTCAATCAATTCAAAGAATACCCCAATACACAGATTGGATCACCAAATTACCAAAACTCATGGCTGATCATCGTAGAGGAATAGAAAAGTGGAGAGAGGAAAATAGGAGGAGATGATAGATGATGAGAATGAATCGAGTGATGGAGAACCACAAAATCTTAAATTTAAATAGCAAAATTTTGGTTCCCAAGATTTAAGGGAGAGTGAGAGACGATTTGCTATTGCTACTGAGACATTTACCATTGTTTTTTTTGAACGCGTAGGGTGTCAGTCCATTATAGTAAAGTAGTAAACATTACAAGATGACTCACCCGCACTCCGAGCAACGACAGAAGAGAGCCATGAATGAATAAACTAAAGCAAGCCCTAGACTATCCAAACATAATGTATCCATAGGAATAAGCTTCAATGATTCAAGTAACCTTGACACTACTAGGGCAGGATCCGAACGCGGCCAAGACTCTACCCCAATATTATTCTTAAAGCAGAGgcttaaagaaaagaaaaagaaaaatgctaaACAAATCTAGATTGAAAAAAACTCTAAAGAAGACAGAGCCCAACAAAGCAGACCCTGCCCCAGCCCAGCAATAGAGATCCAAGATGAGGCCCAACACAACAGCCGCAGACCACGAACCCGGCCAAACCCGCTTGAATACATAACTCAAATTACAGATCATCAAAAACCAATTGATATATgaaaatacaaattactaccctgtggtttaggtccaaaatcaattcagtccctgaacttccaatttcatcaaaaacacccctgcactttcaattttgatctaataggtccagtTTGTTaattttccgacaattgagttatttaacttgttaatgtggctcatatatggcctatgttttatgatgtggtgtcgaggtggtctgcatagtcaatttaggagtgagtcatactattaaaaataaatagtttttcaacaaataatctaactataacttgaatccataacagaatattaacgaattagacctattagatcaaaattgaaagtacaggggtgtttttgatgaaattagaagtccagggactaaattgattttggacctaaaccacagggtactaactagtatttagcccatataTGAATGTTCGACTGACCCCATCTCATTCCTTAATCATGCATCTAGCTTGCCAAAAAAAAGTTACGAAAAAGATGCAATTTCAACATTTGAAATATATGTAGCCTCCAACTTAGTTCCATGGACTATCTAAATATTAGAATTTTCAACACCTTccaacccagaaattcaaaatcaacatCTGAACCCAGAGCCCACAGTGTGACTGCGACTCTCATGGTCAGTATCATatacatttaatttttttttttttttttgtggttacaAATCTCGTGGAGTTTTCCAATTCCAACTTATAAAAGCCACTAACCATTAAGAGTTCTTCACCTAACCAAGACATCTCTAAAAAGCTAATCCAGAATGAAAAGTTGGCTACATTTCTTCCTTCTCTTAGTCACACTCTGGATtagtatcatcatcatcatccctcTAGTTCATAGCAAGTGTATTCCAGACCAGCAACAATCACTGCTCGATTTCAAGAGCAGCCTTTTATTCAATTCCTCTCTTTCCTCCAAGCTTATTACCTGGAACTCAAGTAACGATTGTTGTTCTTGGGTCGGAGTTACTTGCAGCACCAATGGCCGTGTTCTGGGTCTTGACCTCAGCAGTGAGTCAATCTCAGGTGGCATTGACAATTCCAGCAGTCTCTTCCatcttcaaaatcttcaaagcCTCAATTTGGCCTACAACAAACTTGGCAATTGCTCATCAATTCCATCTGCAGTCGGGCAGCTCATGAATTTGAGGTATATAAATTTATCTTACAATGCTTATTCAAGGCAAATCCCGATTGAGATTTCACGCTTGACAAGGTTGGCAGTTCTTGATATTTCTCTAAATTATTTCTGCAAATTGTATCTTTATCTTGAGATCTCAAATTTACACATGCTGGTAGAGAACCTCACAGAGCTTAGAGAGTTGTATCTTGATGATGTCAAAATATCAGCAGAGGGGAGTGAGTGGTGCCAAGCCATATCATCTTCCCTTCCCAACCTCAGGGTGTTGAGCTTGTCCTATTGTAATCTTTCAGGCCCTTTTCACGAGTCTCTTGCTAACCTCCGATCTCTCTCCGTGATTCAATTGGGATCGAACAATATCTCTGCTCCAGTTCCAGCATTCTTTGCCAACTTTTCAAACTTGACATCCTTGATTCTCTATGGTTGTAATTTGCAAGGAACATTTCCGAAAGAGATCTTTCAATTACCTTCTCTTCGTGAGATTCGCCTTTATGGAAATGACGAACTTGATGGTTCCTTGCCAGAATTTCCAAAGAATGGATCTCTTCAATACCTGGATCTAAGGGTGACTAATTTTTCAGGGGTATTACCAAACTCTATTGGCAACCTTACGCAATTGGTTTCTTTGTCGATTTATGGAAACAACTTTGAAGGTTCAATTCCGTCATTCAGTGGGGCCAAGAATCTAGAAGAAATAGACCTCTATTCAAATGGTCTGACAGGTAATATTAATTGCATCCACTGGAAAAACCTTACTAATCTATCCTATCTCTCCTTAGCTGGCAACATGCTCGATGGGAATATTCCATCTTGTTTGTTTTCTCTTCCCTTGCTGAAATCTCTACATCTTTCCAACAACCAATTCTTTGGTCATTTTCCTGAAATTTCTAATCTCTCATCCTACTCTGTCAAAAGCCTTTATTTGAGTGGAAACAATCTGGAAGGGCCAATACCCATGTCTATCTTTAATTTTCGGGGTCTTACTGATCTTGATCTTTCTTCAAATAATTTCAGTGGCTCATTTCCTCTAGATGGTCTTCAACATCTGAGAAATCTTTCTTATCTTGATCTTTCTTCAAATAATTTCAGTGGCTCATTTCCTCTAGATGGTCTTCAACATCTGAGAAATCTTTCTTATCTTGATCTTTCACACAATAGCTTGCTTCTTAGCCATGATGCTACCAATTTCTCATATTCCTACTTTCCTCAGTTTCAAAATTTGTGGTTGGCTTCATTAAACTTGAGAACATTCCCTGATTTCTTGAGAAATCAATCTGAATTAAGTTATTTAGATCTTTCAGATAACCAGATACAGGGCAAGATACCCAACTGGATTTGGAGGTCCAATAATCTCCATTACCTAAATCTTTCGTGTAACTCTCTAGAAACTCTAGAAGGTCATACAATCAATCTCACTTCTATGAAATTCCTTGACCTTCATTCCAACAAGCTTCATGGGGAAATCCCAATTTCATCTTCACCTAACATGTATTATCTGGATTACTCAAGGAACAACTTCAGCTCTACCATACCAACTACCATTGGAGATATGCTTCTTCATACCAGATTCTTCTATGTCTCAAGCAACAACCTTCAGGGGATAATTCCTGGATCAATATGAAATTCACTTTACCTTGAGGTTCTTGATCTATCCAATAATTCCTTAAGTGGCACTGTCCTTCACTGCCTGACTACAATGAGCACTCTTTCAGTACTTAATTTAAGGAGAAACAATCTTAGAAGTATAGACATGTTGTCTCACAATTGCAGTTTGCATACTCTAGACATCAGTAAGAATCTGATACAAAGTCAGTTTCTAAAATCACTTGTCAACTGCCTTTAGTTAGAGGTTCTGAACCTTGGAAAAAATCAAATAACAGGTCCATTTCCATGCTTTTTGAAGAACATATCCACCTTGCGTGTCCTTATCTTGCGATCCAATAAATTTTATGGAGGTATTGGATGTCCCAAGATTAATGGCACTTGGCCAATGCTTCAAATCATAGACCTCGCTCATAACAATTTTAGTGGAAATGTACCAGGGATAGCATTGACAACTTGGCAGGCAATGATGGCTAATGAAGATGATGCCTCATCAAAGCTCAATCACCTTCAATTTCAGGATGATAACTATAGTCTGATTTATCAGGATACAGTTACTATTACCAACAAAGGTTTAGAGATAGAGCTGGTAAAGATTTTAACAGTCTTCACCTCGATCGATTTCTCCTGCAACAAGTTCAATGGATCAATACCTTATGAAATTGGAGAATTCAAATCACTGCATATCCTCAACTTGTCCAATAATGCTTTCACAGGTGCAATTCCACCATCATTAAGCAACTTGAGTCAGCTAGGGTCTTTAGACCTCTCACAAAACACCTTGAGTGGTCAAATTCCACTACAGCTTACAAAACTCACTTTCCTTTCGTTCTTGAATCTGTCACATAATTGGTCGGCAGGATTCCAAGCAGTAATCAGTTTCCAACATTTCCAAAATCTTCCTttgaaggaaacaaaaatttatTCGGGCCTCCTTTGACTGAAGAAAACAGAACAAGGTTGTCACCTTCGGCAACGAAAGGAAGCCATCCAAGTTCTGGAGATGAGATTGATTGGAATATCATCATTGTTGAGATTGGATTTACATGTGGGTTCGGAATTGCCATCGGGtcacttttgttttgcaagagaTGGAGGAAATGGTATTATAGAGCTATGTATAACATTCTTGTGAAGATATTTCCTCAACTGGAACACAGGTTTGGTCATCACAGAAGACATGTGTTCATAGGCGAAAGGTACTGGAGACGTTGAAATGGTTGTCAAGAGCAATAAACCCAACTCTGTCGTCGGCTTGGTTGGTCTGATGACTCACCTTGGGTTATGTTCTTTAAAGGTTCCAGCAGTTGATTTGATCTTAATGTCTTTAAATTCTGCTTGTTGCCTATTGACTAATTTTAAGAGTGTTTCTCCttagtttcttttgttttgttggtgAGAAAGATTTTGGCCAAATCCCTCTTTCTCttatgtattttctttttcatttaataaaatttcgagtaAGAGGACAGATTACTCTCTTAACTCGCTTCtctaataagaaaaaaaatcatttaaaaaaaatataatgatTAAGGTATGTACTTTTTGTGCTATTTTGTTATTTAATTCTAGATAATATATTATATAAGAAAACTATTGAAATtctgacaaaaaaaattatagatatTTAAACTTTTGAACATGTAATAGAAATTTTTTGCCGAAAGCCATTGAAGAGTGTCAAAAGAAAAAGTTGATCTGTAAACtacttttctctaatctttagTCAGCATCTGGCTAATTTATAATTTTTGGCGAGTTCTCTACTAACTTCCTCAATTAGCAACATGAACTGAAACATTTTCCAGAATGGGCTCATCTCCATCGTCAATCTCAGAATGGTCCCTTGGGGCAACGCTTGGCTCAATTCTGATGGCTCCTTCGCCTGCCAGGTCAGCTTTCTCAACCCCCAATTGCTCccccttcttttattttcagcTACTCACTCATCGTGTTCCAGCTGGTAGCCACCTCATTGCCTGTTAAGTCCTCAACGACGTCGTTCCTAGTGATGTTAGTGTGTCACGAGCGCCGCCTTATCTTTCCATCTTTTAAATTACATGCCCatgtttgccaaaaaaaaaaaaaaattacatgccCATGTGTTAATCTTATTTTACAATTTTACCTCTTTATTTCTATAATTTACACTTACAATGTCCAAAATAGAATCACTAAAATGTCCATCTAGTTTAATCAAACGACATAATCACACACCAACAGAGATAGGGTATTTTGGACATTTTCATGATCCATGTGTGGGTTCAGGATGAGAGTTATGTGCAACCATATTAAATCTCAAGGGCTACATATGTTAAGTTGTGAACTTTCGAATTACAAGGTCAGAATGACTGAATGAGAATGCACTTAATATGGGGGAGTAGTGTTCATGCAATTTGTTTAGTAAAGGTTAAGTGAAAACTCTGTCAAATCATATGAGGTTTTTGAACTTCAATACACCAATCAGTTTTGTAGCTCAATGATTATTCTTTTGACCCTTTTTGTGCTTTACAACATGGAACAGATGAATGCTTGCTCAACACAATTGAGGCCTGCACCATCACCATCTATCCTAATGTGGTAAAGCTTATCATACAGACTTTAAACACTGTCTTCCAAACATGTACGGATGACCCTTGAACTTTGGTTTGGTTACTAATTTTGATGGATTAATTATATTGCAGAATCGGCATTTTACATTCATCCACTGCGTTGAGAGGCTCACGTTGCAAAACAAACACAGTAAATGGGCCGATTGCTTTGAAATGTCGAAGTTGGGGACTGTACCTATCGATTGCTACAACAGTGGATATGGCAATCAGGTCAGTTTACTTCCAATcctattttgttgttgttgtttttgaaCTGCTTCATCATTTGAGAGTTGACAAAATTAATCTTCATGGATTGGCAATTTGGCATTGATACATAGATTGAAGCAAAATATGCAAAGGAAACTGGTCAGCTTAATCCACCACATAGATTTGTGCCATGGCTGGTTGTCAATAATAAACCACTTGCAGAGGTTAGTCAAATCACATTTCGGATTGCTTAATTCCTCATTTTTGTCCCCCTCATGACCAGTTTTCTGTATGTAGGACTACGGAAATTTTATGGCCTATATTTGTAAGGCATACAAAGGAAAATCTCCAGAAGCTTGCAGATCGATTTGCTACAAGACTGAATCaattggaaatgaaaaatcaattcCTCAAGTTTGCGTAGCAGAACAAGGAGGAAACTCTACATCCATTTCCCGAGGAGCAGTCGATTCGGCAAAAAGTTTACATTGACATTCCAGATGATAATTGAACCTAATGTTGATTGATATGACATTGTTGAAGCTGACCTATAATGTATTATGGTCTGATATTGTGTtatgttttgtgtgttttttcaATCCATGTTTGTTACTGCTTAATCATTCTTGTCAAAATCTGAGGGCTTTTCACTGCCACCATCatgtatttataattaattGAGATAATCAAGTATTCAAGTTATGGCAAACTGATAGTGTAGGTAGGTGTGCTATTGATCTATAACCCTGTTGATGCTGATGCTGATGCTCTCTAGGTGATCATAGCTCTAATAAGCCTTTAAGATATGCACACATGGTTGGATGACTTTTTTGCCCAAAATTCTATAACAGGGGGCATTCATTTTATTGCAGAAACTTGTCCAAAAATATGATTATGATCTGGGCATCATTAATATCAGAGTACCAAACCcaacaaaagaaattaaaagataAGAGGGAAACTACTTACTACTACATATGTACAACACTTCTGAAACAGATCTGAACTGCAAAAATGGCCTCTGCTCTATTCTTCACTTGTCTGACCTGTTCAATGTTCTTGCTCACTATTCCTTGTTATGTTGCTAATCAGAAAGTTACTCTCTCGCTTTACTATGACTCTTTGAGCACATCTTGTGCTACCTTCATCGTCAAGAATCTTGCTAAGATTTTCGATGATGATCTCATCACCATTCTCAATCTCAGACTCGTTCCTTGGGGTGATGCATACGCCAATAAATCGAACAACAGCACCACTTTCTGTCAGGTTTATATTGATCACTTTTTTTACCAACTTCATTGGTTCAAAGTTTCTGCAACATTATTTATGAAATCATTAGTGATGCATATGTTCTTCCTTCTGTGTTAATTTCACAGCATAGGCCAGATGGATGTAAGTTGAATTCTCTGGAAGCATGCGCTATCGATGTTATGCATGATGTGGTGAGATAAAATGAGTTTCAAATAAAGGTTATCAATTTATTGAGTTAGAAatggttttgaaatttgagtTTGTGATGCAGAACAAGCACTTTGCTTTGATTTACTGCATAGAATTTCTGGCCATAGAGGGAAGGCACAAGGACTGGGAAACTTGCTTCAGTTCATTGGGACTGCCTAAGAAACCCACTTTGGATTGCTACAACAGTTCAAATGCAACAAAGGTTTCATATTTAATCCTATCTACAAGAATTCATGATGATTGTCCATTATGTTTGACATTGTTGGATTAGTGCAGCTTGAAAAAAACTATGGCAACGAAACCATGCACCTCAATCCACCTCTAAAGTTTGTACCATGGCTGGTTCTGAATGATCAACCTATTGGAAATGTtggtcctctctctctttctctcagatCCCTCTTTTCTCCATCTCCCGTTTTTTCTCACACGCGTTCGATCTCTCTCTTTGAATCAAAATTAACTTTTGTCTTAATGAAATGCAGGACTATGAAAATTTTGCTGGCTATGTGTGCAAGGCTTACAAAGGTAACATTGTGCCCATGGCATGTCAATCTGTGCATTTGAAGCAGAAGACAGAATAGACACACTCCACACAAGCAATCAAATCAACCAGAATCAAGCCTCAATCCAGGATCATTAATCCAACCAAAGTCGATATCTTTATCAGCAAATCAGATTGCATAACTCCACTAGTTGTGgattatgaagaaaaaaaaatctcacatTCTATTGCTTGATCATAGTTCTGACTTTCTAGTTTCTCTGTAAATGGTTCTCTCTATATTATTGATTAAGATGTAAATGAGTTTATAATAATGAAAAGTTCGTAGCGATTATAAAGTGTTATATAAGAAAAGAATCTATTGACTGTGCAAATAGTTAATGTGTAATTTATTCCTAGGAGTTGAATCAACCACAATGAACGAAATCCTAACACAATGGTTAAAAAACTAGTATGTTTTAGAGGATTTTAGTTCGATCATATGTTTTTTACTTTTGATAATATGGTTTCGATGTCTCATTACAAGGAAGATTTGCTAACTATCATTTGGTCTAGCAATCTCCCTAACTAAATGTTGATAGAGGTTTCAAATCTGAATCTCACACAACctctaaataaaacaaaatactaaaaaataaaaataaataaataaatgaatacaTATTCATCATTTTGATTTTTACCATTTAAGATTGCAACTTCCTCTTTTGTatgttgaaacttgaaaaacGAAAAAGTGGCTACAGAATACGATCACACCTGATCTCATTTCTCACTCTTTGAACCGAAACTAAGCATTATCTATCTACGCTCTACGGAGTTGGTAATCCACCATTTTGTTGTGCACCTGAACAAATAGACGGTGATGAATAGGGTTATTCAATATCCAACCCTTTTCTGTTAGCTTGTACAGCAAGCCAATCCGTCGGAGCACTAGCAACTCTTCTCGAACTCGAGCTACAGTTCTAGCTAGGTCCACATTAGGAACTAGCAAGTATcattgaaattgggtaaattgAGAAAAAGATTCCTTATTCCTAGTTCGAGTACTTATCCTCTTCCCAGAAAAATAAGGATTCCACTCATTCCAGTACTTGGCTTAGGAAAAAGCCAAAAAGAAAACACATGTATAAACTGATCAGTGAGGCTTCTTCATCATCGTCTTCCCCAACAAAAATCCCAAACCTTGGTCACAATTCCATCAAATCACCTTCACAATTTCATGGCGCcacttttgaatttcaaatttcttCCTCATAATTTCCGCCATATCTGAAACCCCTTCCGTGATCTAGGTTGCCCAAACACCCCTCTAAACAGAGATCCACAGACCCTTTTCTCTCCATCAACGAGTGACGGTCAGGCTTTGATTCTTGCGATGGCGGCGATCTGCAGAGACGGATTGTTCTCTCGGGTTTATTACAGAAAGCGGCGGAGGCAAGAGAGCGGCGGCGGTGTGGTGGAGAAGGGCGGCGAGGGTATTTTGGGAATTGAAGACGAAGAGTCGACTCTGGCCGTCATGTTGAAGCAGCTGCGTCGGGAAAAGAAGATGGGGAAGAGTGTTTTGGAGGGTTTAGAGCATAAAGATTTGATCTTTGGTGATCGAATTGAAGGGCAAAAGGGGAAAGGCGAAGAGGGTGAGGAGGAGAATCAAGAAAATGGGGTTTTTGATGTGGGTTTTGGCAAAGAGGGAGTGAGTGCTGGAATTGAAGAGGGtttggtgaagaagaagaaatgcgGTAAAAAGGGTATGGAATCTGAGAGGTTTGGAGAAAATGGTGATGTGGGTTTTGGTAAAGAGGGAGTGAGATATGAAAATGAATAGGGTTTGGTGAAGACTGAGCATGTTAATGGGGTTGTGGAGAAGAATGGAAGATGGAGCAGAGCAGATGTGTCGACAATGTGTCATCAATGTCAGAGAAATGAGAATGGGAGAGTTGTTCGTTGCAGAGGGTGTTCAGAAAGGGGAGAGAGGAAGCGGTATTGTATTCCTTGCATAAAGAAATGGTATCCCAATTCATCAGAGGAGGATTTTGCCGAGGCTTGTCCTGTTTGCCTTGGGAATTGTAATTGCAAAGCGTGCTTGTGTTTGGATGTGCCTCTGAGATGCTTCAAGAATCGAGACTTGGAGATTGGGGAAGACGAGAGGCTAGAGCATTGTAAGTATTTGGTGAATCGGTTGCTTCCTTATTTGAAGAGGATTAATGATGAACAGGTGAGTGAGATGAAGTTTGAGGCTGAGAAGCAAGGGTTGGTGGAGTTTGAGGAGATGGAAATTGAAAAGTCTAATTGCCGTGTTGGTGAGAGCATGTATTGCAACAACTGCAAGACTTCGATTTTCGACTTTCATAGAAGCTGTCCTGGATGCCAATATGATCTGTGTCTTAAGTGTTGCCGGGAGATTCGGGGTGGACAGTTGAAGGGAGGTGgggaggaaatggttgagaaaTATGGAAATCGGGGATTTGAGTGTTTCGATGGTGAGGGAAAGATTATTCAGAGGAATGGTGTGGGAACTAGGAGGTTGAGGTCTTCTTCTGCTATAAAGTCAGAGTTTGAATGGAAAGCAGATAAAGATGGAAGCATTCGTTGCCCCCCAGAGCACATGGAGGGTTGCGGTAAGTATTGTTTAGAACTTAGATGTTTGTTTCCTGGAAATAAAGTCATGGAATTGGTAGAGAAAGCTGAAAATATAGATGAGAGCTATCAAATTTTACATGTTAGTAGTGAAACTTGTGAAGAAAGTTGTTCATGTATAAACCCGGTGGATGATGTGAAGTATAGAAAAGCAGCTTGTAGAGGTGATTCGAAGGACAACTATTTGTTCTGTCCAAGGGCTGAAAGCATTCAACCCGAGGATTTTGAGCATTTTCAGAGGCATTGGATGAGGTGTGAGGCTGTTATTGTGAGCAATGCGCTTGAAAATGGTTCAGAGTTGAGTTGGGAACCCCTAGTCATGTGGAGGGCTTTTCGTCAAGTTAATAATACTAAGCATGAAAAGGATGTGGAAGTTCAGGCCATTGATTGCTTGGATTGGTGTTTCATCGATGTCAATATGCACAAATTTTTTACTCGATATTCTGAAGGCATGTtttgacaagacccgccccggattccaccgtggaatccgaagtggccctacgggacccacttttaaagaaggtttaccaaaaatttcggcataacctctCTTAAAAAGGGACAACCCAAAAACCTGCGGAAAACAAATttcacttctaataatccaaccacatacttctggagccaccctgctcccatcattcaaccaacccaaactcaaaaataataatagtgtATCAAGTACTTCAAGTCTAAGAAACTCCAAGATTTAGGATACTACAATTCACAAAGTTAGGTcgtagacctcaaatataattcattaCAAGTCTGGGTCACAAATCccatagtaatcagagcaaaTCTAGGAACGTAAATTAACATAGAGTACAGTA encodes the following:
- the LOC133724610 gene encoding receptor-like protein 6 is translated as MKSWLHFFLLLVTLWISIIIIIPLVHSKCIPDQQQSLLDFKSSLLFNSSLSSKLITWNSSNDCCSWVGVTCSTNGRVLGLDLSSESISGGIDNSSSLFHLQNLQSLNLAYNKLGNCSSIPSAVGQLMNLRYINLSYNAYSRQIPIEISRLTRLAVLDISLNYFCKLYLYLEISNLHMLVENLTELRELYLDDVKISAEGSEWCQAISSSLPNLRVLSLSYCNLSGPFHESLANLRSLSVIQLGSNNISAPVPAFFANFSNLTSLILYGCNLQGTFPKEIFQLPSLREIRLYGNDELDGSLPEFPKNGSLQYLDLRVTNFSGVLPNSIGNLTQLVSLSIYGNNFEGSIPSFSGAKNLEEIDLYSNGLTGNINCIHWKNLTNLSYLSLAGNMLDGNIPSCLFSLPLLKSLHLSNNQFFGHFPEISNLSSYSVKSLYLSGNNLEGPIPMSIFNFRGLTDLDLSSNNFSGSFPLDGLQHLRNLSYLDLSSNNFSGSFPLDGLQHLRNLSYLDLSHNSLLLSHDATNFSYSYFPQFQNLWLASLNLRTFPDFLRNQSELSYLDLSDNQIQGKIPNWIWRSNNLHYLNLSCNSLETLEGHTINLTSMKFLDLHSNKLHGEIPISSSPNMYYLDYSRNNFSSTIPTTIGDMLLHTRFFYVSSNNLQGIIPGSI
- the LOC133735027 gene encoding gamma-interferon-responsive lysosomal thiol protein-like translates to MASALFFTCLTCSMFLLTIPCYVANQKVTLSLYYDSLSTSCATFIVKNLAKIFDDDLITILNLRLVPWGDAYANKSNNSTTFCQHRPDGCKLNSLEACAIDVMHDVNKHFALIYCIEFLAIEGRHKDWETCFSSLGLPKKPTLDCYNSSNATKLEKNYGNETMHLNPPLKFVPWLVLNDQPIGNDYENFAGYVCKAYKGNIVPMACQSVHLKQKTE
- the LOC133724617 gene encoding lysine-specific demethylase JMJ25-like; the encoded protein is MCHQCQRNENGRVVRCRGCSERGERKRYCIPCIKKWYPNSSEEDFAEACPVCLGNCNCKACLCLDVPLRCFKNRDLEIGEDERLEHCKYLVNRLLPYLKRINDEQVSEMKFEAEKQGLVEFEEMEIEKSNCRVGESMYCNNCKTSIFDFHRSCPGCQYDLCLKCCREIRGGQLKGGGEEMVEKYGNRGFECFDGEGKIIQRNGVGTRRLRSSSAIKSEFEWKADKDGSIRCPPEHMEGCGKYCLELRCLFPGNKVMELVEKAENIDESYQILHVSSETCEESCSCINPVDDVKYRKAACRGDSKDNYLFCPRAESIQPEDFEHFQRHWMRCEAVIVSNALENGSELSWEPLVMWRAFRQVNNTKHEKDVEVQAIDCLDWCFIDVNMHKFFTRYSEGMF